In a single window of the Gossypium hirsutum isolate 1008001.06 chromosome D02, Gossypium_hirsutum_v2.1, whole genome shotgun sequence genome:
- the LOC107908592 gene encoding uncharacterized protein, with the protein MGKNEDPNLQQQREQSLESGNNEGHSRFLCGMVLSRISNEFSFRCVFVLFLSLSVLLPGIFWILPFRSSNSGFEAKLAIKLSASVHACFTLQKPVSELVDHIQKLEYDIYEEIGVPETKVAILSMHPSGESNSTNVVFGFLSNPVHRPISPVALSVLRSSLIELFLRRSNLTLTTPIFGQPSKFEILKFRGGITVIPVQSASIFQITQFLFNFTLYNSISEIEHKCIELRDQLKYGLHLRSYENLFVRLTNKNGSTMLSPVIVQASVIDSFGNMLPRRLKQLAQTITHSPTRNLGLNNSDFGKVKSISLSSYLKGTLHASPPTPSPTSAPQPSVSLHPNFAPTHPPRLSPKIHRFPPCPMCNTASPSAHRPLHSPAPTPPISPASSSVVAHPPPPCPYSRPAVPPSPPSKSYSNVIPKHPPLMSPRSQLSPPNLPPIASVSYGSRPGQGMEHTKGPVSAPVAKSPAVQSPSSVAVRVSLKEFHLLGVLGVLIFHQLL; encoded by the exons ATGGGGAAAAATGAGGACCCAAATCTACAGCAACAAAGAGAACAGAGCCTTGAATCAGGGAACAATGAAGGGCATTCGAGATTCTTGTGTGGGATGGTTTTGTCGAGGATTTccaatgagtttagtttcagatGTGTTTTTGTTTTGTTCCTTAGCTTGTCGGTTTTGTTGCCTGGGATCTTTTGGATCCTCCCTTTTCGTTCTTCAAACTCTGGGTTTGaagctaagctagctattaagctCAGTG CCTCAGTTCATGCATGTTTTACACTTCAAAAACCAGTTTCCGAGCTTGTTGATCATATTCAAAAGTTGGAGTATGATATCTATGAAGAAATAGGTGTTCCGGAGACGAAG GTGGCTATCTTATCCATGCATCCATCGGGTGAATCTAACTCTACTAATGTCGTGTTTGGTTTTCTTTCCAATCCCGTGCATCGTCCTATAAGTCCAGTAGCCCTTAGCGTGCTGAGATCATCTTTAATCGAGCTGTTCCTCAGGCGATCCAATCTGACTTTGACAACTCCGATTTTTGGACAGCCTTCTAAGTTTGAGATTTTAAAGTTTCGTGGGGGCATCACTGTAATTCCTGTACAATCTGCTTCCATATTTCAGATAACCCAGTTTCTATTTAACTTTACACTGTATAACTCGATATCTGAAATTGAACACAAATGCATCGAGTTAAGGGATCAGCTGAAGTACGGTCTACATTTGAGGTCTTATGAG AACTTGTTTGTGCGATTAACGAACAAAAATGGCTCCACAATGTTGTCGCCAGTCATAGTTCAGGCTTCGGTGATAGATAGTTTTGGTAACATGCTGCCTCGGAGATTAAAGCAGTTGGCTCAAACCATCACGCACTCTCCCACAAGGAATCTCGGTCTCAATAACTCGGACTTTGGTAAAGTTAAAAGCATTAGCTTATCATCTTATTTGAAGGGTACACTTCATGCTAGCCCTCCCACTCCTTCACCAACTTCAGCTCCACAGCCATCAGTTTCACTGCATCCTAATTTTGCTCCAACTCACCCGCCAAGATTGTCACCCAAGATTCATCGTTTTCCGCCTTGTCCTATGTGCAATACTGCTTCTCCATCTGCTCATCGTCCCCTTCATTCGCCAGCTCCCACTCCTCCAATCTCCCCTGCATCTTCTAGTGTAGTGGCACATCCCCCTCCCCCTTGTCCGTACTCTCGTCCCGCAGTTCCACCAAGTCCTCCATCCAAATCCTATTCTAACGTAATTCCTAAGCACCCACCGTTAATGAGCCCCCGATCACAGTTGTCCCCCCCAAATCTACCACCAATAGCTTCAGTGTCTTATGGGTCTCGTCCCGGCCAAGGTATGGAGCACACAAAAGGGCCAGTTTCTGCACCGGTTGCTAAGTCTCCAGCAGTGCAATCTCCGTCAT CCGTAGCAGTACGTGTTTCCCTCAAGGAATTCCATTTATTAGGAGTATTGGGAGTCTTAATCTTTCATCAACTTTTATGA